Part of the Henckelia pumila isolate YLH828 chromosome 2, ASM3356847v2, whole genome shotgun sequence genome is shown below.
CAAGTGCTATACGTCCACCTATATTGGATGGGACAAACTACGTCCCttggaaattgaagatgagcatGTATATTCAATCCATTAAGTCTAGGGCTTGACAACGTGTTTTAGATGGTTGGACACCACCTATGAGAGATGATGATGTGCCCGGACCAAAGCCAAGAGCACAATGGACAGCTGAAGAAAACACTGCGGCTATTTTTAATGCTAAAGCTCTTAATGCTATGTTTGTTTCTGTTGACATGAATatgtttaatctaattggtactTGTACTTGTGCTAGGGATGCTTGGGAGAAACTATAAACTCATTGTAAAGGCTCGGCAAGTGTCAAGAAGACAAGGATGCGTctcataacttcaaaatttgagaaaatgagAATGGAAGAATCAGAGACCATCATGGAATACAATGGAAGATTGAAAAGTCTTGCAAACGAAGCCTTTACTCTTGGTGATCCTATTTCGAACAAAAGACTTGTATCCAAAGTGCTTCGTTCAGTTCCCAAAAGATTTCACACCAAGGTTTGTGCTAAAGATGAATCCAAAGATACGTCtataatgggtttggatgagttaaTTAGTTCTCTTCGCACATATGAAATGGAGatggaagatgaagatgactcgaaaggtaagtctattgtTTTTCAAGTATCTAACGATGTTtacaatgattttgttgaaGTCAAACAGGAAGTAAAGGATTCTGATCTTGAGGAAAATTCTATTGCCTTGATCTCAAAGAAATTTATAGATTATCTCaaggtaatgaaagaaaagaaggatgTGAAAAGTGCACAACCATCAAAGTTTCCTAAACTGCCTACTTCAGAGAAACCTCAAAAACCTGCTACTACTAGAGGACCTcgacaaaggtatgaaggtaagGTTCAGTCCTcaagtaaaaattttgataatgttcaatgcagGGAATGTAAGGGATATGGCCACTATGCTTATGAATGCGCAAATTGTCTTCGAAAAGGTATGAATGTTTCTCTGAGTGATGATGATTCtgaagaagatcaagaaaaggTTGAACAGGCAGATCTCATATCTTTTACTGCCTTACTGgaaagtaagaaaaattttcagattaatCCTCTCGGTGTTGGCTCCGGTGTTGCAATACCTGGACGCAACACAATTCAAAAATCTGTTTGTTTTGTTGCTTCTAACCTTGATAATTCCAGTGATCATGAAGAATAGGTAGCTGATGCTTATACTCTAAAAGGTATTCAAAAACTTTATGAAGAGTTGTACTGTGATTGGATCAAGAGGAATCAATTAAATACAATTCTCACCAAAGAGAATACTGAATTAAAAGCTGATTTGGCTAGACTGGAAGTCATCATGAGTAAGAAAGATTTGGAATTAGGGTTGCTGAATTCAGAACTTGAAAAAGCAAAAACAACTCTTTCtggttttaattcaagttcaCACAAACTTGATACTCTTTTGTCTATGGGTAAGAATGATAATTTTGGACTTGGATTcaaagaaagtgtttttgaaactgatgaatcttcCAAAACACCAGTGTTTGTGAAGAAAGGTAATGATTCCTTGATTTATCCTTCAACAGCTTCGAAAGGTAAGAAACCCATTGTTGAGAAAAATAATTCTGTcccaaagccaaaacaatggaAACGTCCTTTTGTGTGTCACTATTGTCTCAAACCTGGTCATATCAGGCTTTTTTGTCGAAAGCTGAAGAATGACTATGTTTTGTGGGAATCTAAGCAGGTGTTGCCCCCCGTGTTGCACAAAACCAAGAGCAACACTGGCAGAAAGAGGCCCACTATGAAGAaagtttggatacaaaagtcTGATGCtagatattttgttatttatacgtCCTTGAAAGCTAATACTGCAGGTAATTGgtattttgatagtggaagctcaCGGCATATGACAGgtttgaaagatcacctcacgGACTACATTGAACAAAATGGTGGAAGAGTGACCTATGGAGGTGGTGCAAAAGGAAGAATTGTTGGCAAAGGAACACTCAATGTTGAAGGATTTCCAAAGTTTCATAACGTCTTACACGTTGAAGGACTTATTGCAAATTTAATCTCAATTAGTGAACTGTGTGATGATGATttgcatgtgaagtttgataagaatactTGTGAAGTGTTTGATAATACTAATCATTGTATTATAATAGGTACAAGATCAGTTGATAATTGCTACCAACTTGGTGAGGAATTGGCATGTAGACACTCAAAAATTGATGAGTTTAGTCTATGGCACCAAAAACTTGGTCATGTGAATTTCAATactttaaaaaatttgagtaagtttgaagctgtcagaggtcttccaaatctaaagtctggtgttccatatgtttgtggtgcatgccaaaaaggtaagcaaacccgTGTTGTGCATCCCGTGTTACAACACCGTGGGATAACACAGTGTCTTGAACTTTTACAcatggatttgatgggtccCATGGAAGTCGAAAGCCATGAAGGTAAAAAGTATTCCttggtatgtgttgatgatttttctcgttttacatgggtaagatttcttagagaaaaatcagatacGTTGATGTGTTTAAAAAGTTGTTTACcaagattactaacctacatACGTTGACAGTAGCAAGGATCAGAACTGATCATGGAAAAGAATTTGAGAACTcgtctttttcttctttgtgtgataagaagggcATCTCACAGGAGTTCTCAGCtccaaaaactcctcaacagaatggtATTGTTGAAAGGAAGAATAGGACATtgcaggagatggctagggtgatgatgagctcaaaaaatatctccaagaGATTTTGGGCAGCATTGAACACAACGTGCCATATTTTCAATCGTGTTTATTTAAGAAGTGGTTCTTCGATGacttcctatgaaattctcatgggaaagagaccAAATCTTAATTACTTTCATATATTTGGCTGTgtgtgttatgttttgaatgatagaaatcacctagcaaaatttgattctaagagtgataagtgtttgttcctTGGTTATTCTATTAATAGTCGTGTATATAAGATGTATAACCTTAGGACCAGAACAATTATGaaatctattaatgttgttttttatgatggtgcagatctcaaaggaaaTACTGCTGAAGATGATGTTGAAGGCTTGCTGGAAATTCCTTCCAAAGAACACAGTGTTGTCCCAGATGTTACAACACCAAACACAACAATGGTTCCTTCAAAAACTGTTCATGAGGAAAATTTCCAAAATAATGAGGAAGCTGAGATGATTACTGAAAAGGACATTCCAAGCAAGATACAGAAGAATCATCCATCATCACAGATTATTGGAGATGTTCATGGAACAAGGCACACTCGAGCAAAGGACAAAGTTGACTACCGCAATATGGTtgagttagtatgcatgagtttcgtgtactcacaggtaatgcattcgtgttttgtttccaatattgaacccaagaatgtcaacgatgctttgaatgatgaattttgggtaaattccatgcatgaagaacttgagCAATTTGTCCGAAATGATGTTTGGTTTTTAGTTCCACCACCTGATCATGATAATGttattggtacaaaatggattttcaaaaataaaactgatgaaaCAGAAAACATCATTAGGAATAAAGCAAGGTTGGTTGCTTAAGGGTATACGcaggttgagggggttgattttgatgagaccttcgctcctgttgcccgcattgagtcagttCGACTATTGCTAActattgcatgtcatatgggtataaaactttaccaaatggatgtgaagagtgcATTTTTGAATGATGTTTTAAATTAGAAAGTGTATGTGAAGCAACCCAAAGGCTTTGAGAATTCACACcacttggatcatgtttacaagttgaagaaggCACTCTATAGCTTGAAGCAAGCTCCTCGAGcatggtatggtaggttgaccgagtacttgctcgaaattggcttcaaacgtggtgaggttgacaaaactctttttattcaaaaggccaaaggtgaaattcttatttgtcaagtttatgtggatgacattatctttggtgtctcttctcaaaagcatgttgatagttttgttgattgcatgtcttctacttttgaaatgagcatggtaggagagTTAACTTTTTTCCTTGGTCTACAAGTTAAGCAATTAAATGATGGGATTTTTCTctgtcaaagcaagtatgcaaagaatttggtgaaaaagttttgcaaagagaatgttaagaacatgaaaactcctATGGGTTTGAGTGAAAATTAGGAAAAGACAGTATTgcggctggtgttgacaacaccatgtatcgcagcatgatagggagtcttttatatttgactgctagtcgtcctgatatcatgtttagtgtgtgtttatgtgctaggtaccaatctgatccaaaggtaacccatttaaaagctgttatgagaattttgaaatatgtttcgggtacattggatttgggattgtggtaCACAAGGAAAACCAACACTAACcttgtaggttttagtgatgctgattgggctggtgaCGTAAATGATAAAAAGAGCACTACAGGTGGGTGTTTTTATCTTGGCAATAATGTGGTTTTATGGTATAGTCGTAAGTAAAACTGTGTGTCACTTTTgactgctgaatctgaatatgtggcagccggaagttgttgttcacaacttctttggatgaaccaaatgattgaagactatggttttaagagtgaacctcccattgtttattgtgataattcgagtgctattgatatatcaaagaatACAGTCcaacactcacgcacaaaacacattgacattcatCATCACTTTATTCAAGATTTGGTAGAAAAATGTATGATTCGAATagagtttgttggaaccaataaccaattggcagatatttttactaaagcattagatcATGAGAGATTCTCAACCCTTCGGAGGTCTCTtagcatgtgtgcattataatccaTTGCATGTGTTGTCTTCGGTGTTATAACACTACggacaacactgttgttttcCTTGTCATGCATTTTAGGACTTTTAGGCATTTTTCACTCACGTTGTTTTTGTATAGTGCTTAAATCTCTATTACAATGATTCAATTgatgccaagtttttctgcaaaaatatttttggcatacTGACCCTTTTGGATTATAACTCTGATTAAACCACCAAGTAGTTGAGGAATGTACGTGTATTTCATGTTCTTGTTCCATGTGAAAGGTGGTCTCGCACTTTCAGTATTAAAATCTTTTATGAAGTTTGTTGACCAATGTCATAAACACAAACTTTGTCAAATCGGAAGAAAATGAAAAAAGCTACCTAGTTGAGTCCAATAAAGACTGTTCAATTAGTGTGAAGCTACCACTTCTAAAATTTTGTCTATtaagggtaatcaagtgtgcAGAATTcaaaatactttttaaaaactttggtgttgttgatgatgttgtcaacacgagAGACAACACTACTTCAGTAAACATATCTCTTGCATGAGATTGCATTTTTAATTTCTGTCACACTgtgtttaggcataaaataggaCATGTATCTGCATTTTTGCTAATAGGGGTCTGTTTCTGGTTAAGGTTCTAAATAGAAAAATTTTGATGAATTACCCTATTtactgaaaattgaatttttgtgattgatttttgtttcagtggagttaaGCCGATGTGGAGTTAATCTTGGAAGATTTGGGCTGAAATATCTATCTTAGATTATTgccttatttatgggattttatctcTTTTAATCtcggtttttttatttttgtccgTTAGGAAAGTTACCGTTGTAACCTGAGGGAGATCAGGGATCAGGGTAATTATGAGTTTGTTAAGATTTTCTTACCGTTTGAGATAAGGGttctatatatatgaattttaataattatcgGGCATTATCCTTGTTTAACAATTCTTGTTCCCGATTGAGTTTTCTGCAAAAACCCTACCCTTCTCTCACTTTCAATTTTTACTTGCAATGGCTGGTTTTGATCCACAGGATATTAGAAGCGAGATGGGCCACAAAGAACCTGATGTTGCtgccggtgttacaacaccggAAAACCCATCCTCCACTTCTTCTCTGCCGATAGTTCCAGTCCCCATGGAACCTGTTCCTCTCGTAGTTCTCATGCCTGGAGAACCCGGGAATGCCATTGATGTGGAGAATCCTCTTGATTTATCCGTTCTGAACAGAGTTAATCCACCGGCACCGATGGCTCGCCGATCAAAGAGGCAAGCAGGTTTTAATCCCGATTTTACTCAATCCAAGCATTTTTACAAGGGTCCCCGCATATCCATGGCTGAAGAGGATCGTAGCTCCGGTGATGATTCTGGTGATGCCAACTACGAATTTGTGGCAAGTAAGAAACCCTCATCTACTGCTGCTTTTGCATCTGCCTCTGCTCCCATTATTGCATCCGCTTCTGAGAGTGATGATTCACACTCTTCTGATGCTGTTCCTCCTAAGGACATTCCAGTAGCTACTGTGCCTCAAGCAAGTGTTGATTCGGATGGAGATGCCACTTTGGCTCAAATTTTGGAAAGCCTGAAACAAGGCAAGGCTTCCTCGACTGTTCCTTCCTCTGCTCATCTCTCCGATGATGAGCCTGATGCTGAGACGATGGAGGAGTTTGCACAAGGCAAAGCTCATCATGATTCTGCctcctcttcttcttcctcctctGAAAATTCTGATGCTGACTCCTCTGATAAGAGTGCTGAtattggagaagaagaagactcTGAGGATGTTTTCAGCATGGATGCTGATGAAGATCCTCTGCCCCAAGAGGATATGTCTACTACTGATGCCAGTGTTGCTGTTGGTGTCGTAAACACCGCGGACAACACTGATGATGAGGATTATGACATAGATTCTGCTCATTTCCTCATGTTTTACTCTGGTGATGCTGCTGCTACTTGGCCTCTTCTCGCTCACAGAGGTCTTTTGGATGAGAGAAACATCGATGTCTGATCCTATGAAAGGTAcaatttgattgattttttgaaGCTTAGACAGCTTTATTCTACTGTGGTTGCCGTGATACCCTATTGTAAGACGATGATTCTGAAATTCTATGCAAACTTGACTGCTagcattgaagatccagaaTCTGAAAAATTCGGTTTGGTGTATCTTCGAGGGCGGCTATTTGAGTCACTCCTGCAGTGATCAACTCTCTCTACTCCACTCCAAACGTTGATGAAGGAAATCCTCCAGAAATCAACGAAGTGATTACTGTTCTCACTGGAGGCATGGTCAAAAAGTTCTCTGACCATTTTTCTGCAGCCAAGCTCACATTTTTTTATTCTGTGCTGCATAAGATAGCTGTGAGGAATTGGACTCCCTCATCCAACTCGACAGTTATCACAAGACCACAGGCGGTCATTTTATATGCCATTGGGACTGGGATTCCTTTTAATTTTTGGAATATGGTCTTCAAGACAGTTCTCAATTTGCTGATGGAGGACTCAAGTCTACAAAGCTCCCTTTTCCTGCCTTGATCTACGATATTTTGGAGTCTCAGGCTTTTATCCGAAATATTACAGAAGATCTCACCAATCAACCTGAGATTTTGAAGTTGACAGCTGGACTTCTTAAGGGAAATCGAGTTCTGGATTTGCCCTGGACTGCCACTCCTACTCCTGCTGCTGATGTTGCTGGTGTTGTacccggtgttgccaacacgggtgacaacactgaagaaacagTGCCTACTCCTACTTCCCTGGAATTCACAACTGCCACCATTCAGCTGTTGATGACTCGTGCTGAGGAAAAGATTGCTCAAGCTCAGGAAGACATTGCCTTTTATAGCACGGTCCTGGCTGATTGTCGGAGACAACttggcatttctggccaaaCAGGGGGAGATAGTGCACAAGCTGAAGCTGGTCCATCTGGAACTAAAGATGATGAGAATGAAACTTCTGAGGAATATGGATCCGAGAGTGATCAAATTTAGATTTTACTCCTTCTCTCATCTTTGCTTAgttgtttatttttgttgattAATAAAATAGTTTGTTTGCTCTAGTTATGTGCCTCAAGTGCTCTTACATGctttaactagactaacatcttctacaccacttatgctctgatatgtGAATTATAGAATCACATGTGTTATTATCCATGTTATCCACCGTGTTACGACACGAGGGACAACACTTTAGGGGGAGACTTAAAATTCAAGGGGAGAATATTTTTAAACTCAGGGgaagtttatgattatggttctTGTGCAATGTTTTGTCCGAAAAGCAAaaaggggagattgaaaggaattttattctttGATAATTTTCGgcccttgtattaattgatattattatattttacttTATAGACAATATAGAATATATGGTAAATATATTGAGTATATCTCggttatgatatgatatatatttgcaAAGTTTAAATCATGTCGTGATAATAagattatttgataaaatatattttgatattatcatgatttgatttccaagatttgatagagtttatttccttTTAAAAGATTGTTTCTTAAtcttgtaggactctatctaaggaaattTCCCTAGTTTGAACGATTATCTATAAAGGCAGATTTCCACGCATAAGAAGATAAAGAGACTTCAGACGATAATACACTGCGTATACTCTGAAGAATTCGGTTAAAGAATTCGAAggctctgaagcaaggtttgcaaccattgttgttgcttgtccccgtgttgccgttcgtgttgaagacaccAGAGACAACACagtgggaactgtgttgttgaagatctttttTGTCTCTTCTATTTaagctacgggagttgcatctaatttcttttatactcagttgtattttaggatgcaagtttgatttctcaacgtgttgagaaatttaggatttattgagttttcgtaaaatcactaggattatcTTTGTAAAACTgctcttacgtttactagtgatatttagccctaaggtacccgcacgagttttatactcgtgcaaaatttattacttgtgttttatttatactttaaatttccgctgcactgtgttgtctgtggtgttacGACACGAAGAACAACACTGTTTTATATTACATAATCAACCACATACACAATTTCTTTCAGCAAGCATATTATAAAAGGTgttcttgattttattattttcatgcACTAAATTATACGTACTTTCTACAAATCAGTAACACCTTATATGAACCCGTAAGATTAATTCaaaatgtgtatatatatattgaaggaCAAAGATATACAGATCAATCCAGTCAAATgcaaatttatatatatgatgcataaTTATTCTTCCCACAAGTTAATGTAAAAATTGGCATCATCAACTAGGTGATGGTCATGAATATCATGGCTACAATTGAATCCTCTCTTCATAGCCGGCGTAGTGAGAAGCATTCCCTCCGCCATGCCATTCACCAAGCCCGGCATGTTAAACATCTCCTCTTCGTCTACGAATCCGATCAAGAAATCCATGGATATTGAATCCTCCACCATCCCCTTCATCCTTGGATAATACCTACGAGACCAAATCTATGGTAAGGATGAGTACTAAATTTGTTTCTCAATAAATTGTTTGGATAAGCTAAACATGAGTCCCGGTGGTTTTGAAAATGAAAACAATGAGTAATTGTTACCTTATAAGTTTCATCAGGAAGCTTATtggaaaatatttaaaattaatgggatCTATTAAATTGGAAAATATTTACAAtacaaaacatctcttaaaatgCATTAGGCTGGCCGAAGGTCACTTGCTCTATAGCTTTTAGAAAACGGTCCAAACTTTGTCACATTCCGATCCATTAAATAAAGCCCAAATATCAGAAAGCCCCATATGGaatatgaaaattaaattttttttttgaggatatcaaaattaattaattaactacaTAATATAAGTAAAGAAAGATAGGAGAATAAAAGGTTTTTTTAATGACGTGCGAACCTGTTGTCGTTACCTTTCGATGTATATCGGATAAATtctcggactaacgcaataaccTGCAAACCAGAATAATAAGGTAAACAACATTGGGCCAAAGCTTTGTACGGCTGGTAAGTCCAAAAAAATGTTGTTAGTGGAATCAAACACCCGACAATTTCGCAAGAAAAaagcataatttttttaagatcAAACTAGAACAAAAATGGGTTTAAAAACCATTGATCAACAATTATTTATATTGtaattttctattttcttaTCTCATATAAAAAAGGTGCAAATACAActatttattcaaatattaaGGGTCGGGACATGAATAGAGATGGCAATGGATCGGGTCTAAAACCCGATCCAGCATCAAACCCGCCGTGGCGGGGCGGGTCCACAAGCGGGGTCCGGGACGGGTCTCGATTTTGGCCAAACCCGCCCGGATCCGCCCcgtcataatatatatatatatatatatatgtatatatatatgtatataaatttaaattatgtatatatatatatatatgtaatattaataatatataattatatttttatactaaataattaatattttatccataatttgagtgtataatattattggattgaaatgaatttatttattatgatatatttagtataaaaatatataattataatatttttttggttaattattattaattaattacaagttgataaattttaacttgtgatatatatatatatatatatatatatgtatatatatatgtatataaatttaaattatgtatatatatatatgtaatattaataatatataattatatttttatactaaataattaatattttatccataatttgagtgtataatattattggattgaaatgaatttatttattatgatatgtttagtataaaaatatataattataatatttttttggttaattattattaattaattacaagttgataaattttaacttgtgatatatatatatatatatgtatatatatatgtatataaatttaaattatgtatatatatatatatatgtaatattaataatatataattatatttttatactaaataattaatattttatccataacttgagtgtataatattattggattgaaatgaatttatttattatgatatgtttagtataaaaatatataattataatatttttttggttaattattattaattaattacaagttgataaattttaacttgtgataatatttttttatcttaaatattatcaatatgtatttgaaattaaatttaaagatttttgttaatttttaaactttttaatttaataaatttaaaaatatttaatttttgacggGTCCAACGAATCTAACCCGGATTAAACCCTCCGGATTCGCAGGGCGGAGCGGGTCCCGGGTTTAGCCAAACCCACCCCAGTCCCCAGGGGTGTGCAATGGTCTGTTCGGTTCGATTTTAACAAAATTCGGTTTGGTATTTTGGTTTACGATTTTTCAAATTCCTAATCCTAAACGAAACATTTTATTTCGGTTTGGTtcgattatttttattatggttTCGGTTATTACGATTTGAGTAACAATTTAACTTATAAATGAAGTTGtatgttaaattatttaaaataaatataataaaaaaacagtGATCAAAACAGGTTTTTGATTATcttaaaacatcaaaattaaGTAATAAAAATAGGCATAACTATGATTTTTGTAACCAATTTATTAGTTATCTtacagatatcaaaataaaataataataaatataacgATTGACGGTTAccatgaaacgcctactactaataaatgcaaaattttttttaaaaaaataatactactatacatacatgcccatacataaatgtatataaaaataaaatacttaatattaaataatctaaaaaatattaaataaataaattcttaaaa
Proteins encoded:
- the LOC140878521 gene encoding uncharacterized protein → MRMEESETIMEYNGRLKSLANEAFTLGDPISNKRLVSKVLRSVPKRFHTKVCAKDESKDTSIMGLDELISSLRTYEMEMEDEDDSKGKSIVFQVSNDVYNDFVEVKQEVKDSDLEENSIALISKKFIDYLKVMKEKKDVKSAQPSKFPKLPTSEKPQKPATTRGPRQRECKGYGHYAYECANCLRKGMNVSLSDDDSEEDQEKVEQADLISFTALLESKKNFQINPLGVGSGVAIPGRNTIQKSVADAYTLKGIQKLYEELYCDWIKRNQLNTILTKENTELKADLARLEVIMSKKDLELGLLNSELEKAKTTLSGFNSSSHKLDTLLSMGKNDNFGLGFKESVFETDESSKTPVFVKKGNDSLIYPSTASKGKKPIVEKNNSVPKPKQWKRPFVCHYCLKPGHIRLFCRKLKNDYVLWESKQVLPPVLHKTKSNTGRKRPTMKKVWIQKSDARYFVIYTSLKANTAGNWYFDSGSSRHMTGLKDHLTDYIEQNGGRVTYGGGAKGRIVGKGTLNVEGFPKFHNVLHVEGLIANLISISELCDDDLHVKFDKNTCEVFDNTNHCIIIGTRSVDNCYQLGEELACKQTRVVHPVLQHRGITQCLELLHMDLMGPMEVESHEVARIRTDHGKEFENSSFSSLCDKKGISQEFSAPKTPQQNDLKGNTAEDDVEGLLEIPSKEHSVVPDVTTPNTTMVPSKTVHEENFQNNEEAEMITEKDIPSKIQKNHPSSQIIGDVHGTRHTRAKDKVDYRNMVELKVYVKQPKGFENSHHLDHVYKLKKALYSLKQAPRAWYGFSDADWAGDVNDKKSTTVELSRCGVNLGRFGLKYLS